The following proteins are co-located in the Osmia lignaria lignaria isolate PbOS001 chromosome 12, iyOsmLign1, whole genome shotgun sequence genome:
- the Nrg gene encoding neuroglian isoform X1, which yields MKFIVCVISTLILQASAIIQSPPRISKQPPTDEQLFQVAQAKINENDKPFLIECEAEGEPAPRYRWIKNGKNFEWPAYDDRISQQPGRGTLVISRPRDEDLGQYQCFAENEWGTATSNSVFVRKAELNSFKDQNPISLDANEGQPFKLTCQPPDGWPKPNVYWLIQDIAGSIKSINNSRMTLDPEGNLWFSNVTRNDASDDFYYACAATSVFRNEYKLGNRVLLNVISTGTSASQNKHEPVKQYVSRKNEVALRGKKIELYCIFGGTPLPQILWSKNGKIIRTNDRITQGNYGKSLIIKHVNFKDEGTYSCEASNGVGDAQSYSINLQVMAVPYFTIEPEIINAAEDETVAFKCAADGVPTPEIKWIHNGKPISEAPPNPRRKVTSNSIIIEKLTKKDTGNYGCNATNSLGYVYKDVYVNVLALEPEIIQPPADIATVDGKTVRIICRVFGAPKPTVKWIRKGQELTGGRYKTLDSGDLEIENVIFLDAGVYTCHASNKFGEVEATGNLMVKEHTRITDEPEDYEVAAGSTATFRCNAVTDSSLTLTIDWLSNGEPIDFEMEPRFVRSTDYSLMITKTTELDSGIYTCVAHTELDETKAQATLIVQDVPNPPKLISVKCMENDASVHWTPMGDNRAPILRYTIQHNTTFTPDTWEIAKDSVPATEQTYVVPMSPWANYTFRVLAWNKIGPSLPSPHSDVCTTLPDVPYRNPDNVAGKGTTPQNLVISWTVMPQIEHNAPKFMYRVYYRRDIPGEKWTIEDIHDWKKNSLVVDNQPTYQRYKIKVVAINAKGECRVAPEEVTGYSGEDVPLQAPTNFTLNQIKSSTSAQFSWNPVPEESVRGELQGYKIQTWTEKDGEKGLREIDIRGGNRSHALVTKFVPFSKNYVRILAYNGRYAGPPSETLSFDTPEGVPGTVLNLEAFPMGSSALFLAWTKPAEPNGILNGYRIYYEPVNGTRLGPLLERKPHIMDSEATSAKLAALAPDTKYRVHIRATTKVGEGNDYFIEQKTRTSQRPDVPQFTWEAIPDENGFSIVRIIWQLNLNGNPGSHFFVKYKLKGETISLETDPEYQSNTIEIRGLKSGEVYVMSVVAVDGNYFTESEPQEVETSSEGPIIQPKENVATAGWFIGMMLAIAFLLFVLIIVCIVKRNRGGKYAVHERELAAGRGDYPDEGGFHEYSQPLDTKSAGGRASLASSSHQDGKHPESDTDSMAEYGEGDTEGMNEDGSFIGQYGRHRKPEPNSQAFATLV from the exons ATGAAGTTCATCGTGTGTGTCATCTCGACACTGATTCTGCAGGCATCGGCTATAA TTCAATCTCCACCACGGATATCCAAACAACCCCCGACAGATGAGCAGTTATTTCAAGTGGCTCAGGCAAAGATTAATGAGAATGACAAACCATTTTTAATTGAATGTGAAGCAGAAGGAGAACCTGCTCCGAG GTACCGATGgattaaaaatggaaaaaactttGAATGGCCAGCGTACGATGACCGTATATCTCAGCAACCTGGTAGAGGTACACTGGTCATCTCGAGACCGCGCGACGAAGATTTGGGACAGTACCAATGCTTTGCAGAAAATGAATGGGGGACAGCAACATCTAACTCCGTTTTCGTTCGAAAAgccgaattgaattcgttcaaaGATCAGAATCCTATAAGCCTCGATGCAAACGAAGGGCAGCCATTCAAATTAACGTGTCAACCACCGGACGGTTGGCCGAAACCGAACGTGTATTGGTTGATACAAGACATCGCCGGGAGTATCAAGTCGATCAATAACTCGAGAATGACTTTGGATCCCGAAGGAAATCTTTGGTTCAGTAACGTCACTAGAAACGACGCCTCCGATGATTTTTATTACGCCTGCGCAGCTACGTCCGTATTCAGAAACGAATACAAACTAGGAAATAGAgttttattaaatgttatttcaaCGGGAACGTCTGCTAGTCAAAATAAACACGAACCCGTCAAACAATACGTCAgtagaaagaacgaagttgcCTTACGCGGTAAAAAGATTGAATTATATTGCATATTCGGTGGGACGCCTTTACCGCAGATATTATGGAGTAAAAATGGGAAAATCATTCGGACAAACGATCGAATAACTCAAGGAAATTATGGTAAATCGTTGATAATAAAGCATGTGAATTTCAAGGACGAGGGAACGTATAGTTGCGAAGCATCGAACGGAGTAGGAGATGCGCAATCGTATTCTATAAACTTACAAGTAATGGCGGTACCATATTTCACTATCGAACCTGAGATCATAAACGCCGCGGAAGACGAGACTGTTGCATTCAAATGCGCAGCCGACGGAGTGCCTACTCCTGAAATCAAATGGATTCATAATGGCAAACCAATATCGGAAGCTCCGCCAAATCCGCGTAGAAAAGTTACATCGAATTCCATCATTATAGAGAAACTAACTAAGAAAGACACAGGGAATTACGGATGCAATGCAACTAATTCGTTGGGCTACGTATACAAGGATGTGTACGTAAATGTTTTAGCTCTTGAACCTGAAATTATACAGCCACCAGCTGATATCGCTACTGTTGATGGGAAAACAGTGAGAATTATCTGTCGCGTGTTTGGGGCACCGAAACCAACTGTGAAATGGATCCGGAAAGGTCAAGAACTGACCGGAGGCCGATACAAGACTTTGGACTCCGGTGACTTAGAAATCGAAAATGTAATATTCTTAGATGCGGGTGTCTATACCTGCCATGCGTCTAATAAATTTGGAGAAGTAGAAGCTACTGGTAATTTAATGGTAAAAGAACATACGAGAATCACGGACGAACCTGAGGATTACGAAGTTGCCGCAGGTTCTACTGCAACCTTTAG gtGTAATGCCGTCACAGATTCAAGTTTAACTTTAACGATCGACTGGTTGTCCAACGGCGAGCCTATAGATTTTGAGATGGAACCACGATTTGTACGAAGCACTGATTATTCGTTAATGATCACAAAAACGACTGAATTAGATTCCGGTATTTACACTTGCGTTGCTCATACCGAGTTGGACGAGACGAAAGCACAAGCAACGTTGATAGTTCAGGACGTACCGAATCCGCCAAAATTAATTAGCGTAAAATGTATGGAAAACGATGCTTCCGTGCATTGGACTCCTATGGGTGATAACAGAGCTCCGATCTTGAGATACACCATTCAGCATAACACTACTTTCACACCGGATACTTGGGAAATAGCTAAAGATTCCGTACCAGCCACTGAACAAACTTATGTTGTTCCAATGTCGCCTTGGGCTAACTATACGTTCCGTGTATTAGCGTGGAACAAAATAG GACCTTCGTTACCATCGCCGCACAGCGATGTGTGCACCACTTTACCGGACGTTCCTTACAGGAATCCGGATAACGTTGCGGGTAAAGGAACAACTCCGCAAAATCTTGTTATATCCTGGACCGTGATGCCGCAAATTGAGCACAACGCGCCGAAGTTCATGTACAGAGTATATTACAGACGAGACATACCAGGAGAGAAATGGACTATAGAGGATATACACGATTGGAAAAAGAATAGCCTGGTAGTGGACAATCAACCCACTTATCAGAGATACAAGATCAAAGTTGTGGCTATCAATGCGAAAGGAGAATGTAGAGTCGCTCCTGAAGAAGTAACTGGATACTCTGGAGAGGATG TACCCTTGCAAGCACCCACTAACTTCACATTGAATCAAATAAAGTCCAGCACAAGCGCGCAGTTCTCGTGGAACCCGGTTCCCGAGGAATCGGTACGGGGTGAATTACAGGGATATAAAATTCAAACGTGGACAGAAAAGGATGGAGAAAAAGGATTACGGGAAATCGATATAAGAGGTGGTAACAGGTCCCATGCGTTAGTTACCAAATTTGTTCCATTCAGCAAGAACTATGTCAGAATCCTAGCATATAATGGCCG GTACGCTGGACCACCTTCTGAAACTTTAAGTTTTGATACACCAGAAGGAGTTCCAGGAACAGTTCTCAATCTTGAGGCGTTCCCGATGGGCTCCAGCGCTTTGTTCTTAGCATGGACGAAACCTGCCGAACCGAATGGTATTTTAAATGGATACAGAATTTACTATGAACCCGTAAATGGAACTAGATTAGGACCTTTATTGGAGAGGAAACCACATATTATGGACTCAGAAGCCACAAGCGCAAAATTAGCTGCGCTAGCACCTGACACTAAATATCGTGTACACATCCGGGCAACGACAAAAGTTGGCGAAGGAAATGA TTACTTCATCGAACAGAAGACGCGCACGTCCCAACGGCCGGACGTGCCTCAATTCACTTGGGAAGCCATACCAGACGAGAACGGATTTTCGATCGTCAGAATTATTTGGCAGCTAAATCTCAATGGAAACCCTGGCAGCCACTTTTTCGTTAAGTACAAACTTAAAGGCGAAACGATCTCTCTGGAGACTGACCCAGAATACCAATCGAACACGATCGAAATTCGTGGACTTAAAAGCGGCGAGGTTTACGTAATGTCTGTAGTTGCCGTCGATGGAAATTATTTCACGGAAAGCGAACCGCAGGAAGTAGAGACAAGCAGCGAGGGACCTATCATTCAGCCTAAAGAAAATGTCGCGACTGCTGGATGGTTCATAGGAATGATGCTAGCGATCGCTTTCCTTCTTTTCGTACTTATAATCGTGTGCATTGTAAAACGCAACAGAGGCGGAAAGTACGCGGTACACGAAAGGGAATTAGCTGCTGGACGCGGTGACTACCCGGACGAAGGTGGTTTTCACGAGTATTCCCAACCTTTAGATACTAAATCAGCGGGTGGTCGAGCGTCTTTAGCATCGTCGTCCCATCAAGATGGAAAGCATCCAGAGTCTGATACCGATTCTATGGCAGAATACGGCGAGGGTGATACAG AAGGTATGAACGAGGATGGATCATTCATTGGTCAGTATGGTCGACATCGTAAGCCAGAACCAAACTCGCAAGCATTTGCTACGTTAGTTTAA
- the Nrg gene encoding neuroglian isoform X2, with protein MKFIVCVISTLILQASAIIQSPPRISKQPPTDEQLFQVAQAKINENDKPFLIECEAEGEPAPRYRWIKNGKNFEWPAYDDRISQQPGRGTLVISRPRDEDLGQYQCFAENEWGTATSNSVFVRKAELNSFKDQNPISLDANEGQPFKLTCQPPDGWPKPNVYWLIQDIAGSIKSINNSRMTLDPEGNLWFSNVTRNDASDDFYYACAATSVFRNEYKLGNRVLLNVISTGTSASQNKHEPVKQYVSRKNEVALRGKKIELYCIFGGTPLPQILWSKNGKIIRTNDRITQGNYGKSLIIKHVNFKDEGTYSCEASNGVGDAQSYSINLQVMAVPYFTIEPEIINAAEDETVAFKCAADGVPTPEIKWIHNGKPISEAPPNPRRKVTSNSIIIEKLTKKDTGNYGCNATNSLGYVYKDVYVNVLALEPEIIQPPADIATVDGKTVRIICRVFGAPKPTVKWIRKGQELTGGRYKTLDSGDLEIENVIFLDAGVYTCHASNKFGEVEATGNLMVKEHTRITDEPEDYEVAAGSTATFRCNAVTDSSLTLTIDWLSNGEPIDFEMEPRFVRSTDYSLMITKTTELDSGIYTCVAHTELDETKAQATLIVQDVPNPPKLISVKCMENDASVHWTPMGDNRAPILRYTIQHNTTFTPDTWEIAKDSVPATEQTYVVPMSPWANYTFRVLAWNKIGPSLPSPHSDVCTTLPDVPYRNPDNVAGKGTTPQNLVISWTVMPQIEHNAPKFMYRVYYRRDIPGEKWTIEDIHDWKKNSLVVDNQPTYQRYKIKVVAINAKGECRVAPEEVTGYSGEDVPLQAPTNFTLNQIKSSTSAQFSWNPVPEESVRGELQGYKIQTWTEKDGEKGLREIDIRGGNRSHALVTKFVPFSKNYVRILAYNGRYAGPPSETLSFDTPEGVPGTVLNLEAFPMGSSALFLAWTKPAEPNGILNGYRIYYEPVNGTRLGPLLERKPHIMDSEATSAKLAALAPDTKYRVHIRATTKVGEGNDYFIEQKTRTSQRPDVPQFTWEAIPDENGFSIVRIIWQLNLNGNPGSHFFVKYKLKGETISLETDPEYQSNTIEIRGLKSGEVYVMSVVAVDGNYFTESEPQEVETSSEGPIIQPKENVATAGWFIGMMLAIAFLLFVLIIVCIVKRNRGGKYAVHERELAAGRGDYPDEGGFHEYSQPLDTKSAGGRASLASSSHQDGKHPESDTDSMAEYGEGDTGMNEDGSFIGQYGRHRKPEPNSQAFATLV; from the exons ATGAAGTTCATCGTGTGTGTCATCTCGACACTGATTCTGCAGGCATCGGCTATAA TTCAATCTCCACCACGGATATCCAAACAACCCCCGACAGATGAGCAGTTATTTCAAGTGGCTCAGGCAAAGATTAATGAGAATGACAAACCATTTTTAATTGAATGTGAAGCAGAAGGAGAACCTGCTCCGAG GTACCGATGgattaaaaatggaaaaaactttGAATGGCCAGCGTACGATGACCGTATATCTCAGCAACCTGGTAGAGGTACACTGGTCATCTCGAGACCGCGCGACGAAGATTTGGGACAGTACCAATGCTTTGCAGAAAATGAATGGGGGACAGCAACATCTAACTCCGTTTTCGTTCGAAAAgccgaattgaattcgttcaaaGATCAGAATCCTATAAGCCTCGATGCAAACGAAGGGCAGCCATTCAAATTAACGTGTCAACCACCGGACGGTTGGCCGAAACCGAACGTGTATTGGTTGATACAAGACATCGCCGGGAGTATCAAGTCGATCAATAACTCGAGAATGACTTTGGATCCCGAAGGAAATCTTTGGTTCAGTAACGTCACTAGAAACGACGCCTCCGATGATTTTTATTACGCCTGCGCAGCTACGTCCGTATTCAGAAACGAATACAAACTAGGAAATAGAgttttattaaatgttatttcaaCGGGAACGTCTGCTAGTCAAAATAAACACGAACCCGTCAAACAATACGTCAgtagaaagaacgaagttgcCTTACGCGGTAAAAAGATTGAATTATATTGCATATTCGGTGGGACGCCTTTACCGCAGATATTATGGAGTAAAAATGGGAAAATCATTCGGACAAACGATCGAATAACTCAAGGAAATTATGGTAAATCGTTGATAATAAAGCATGTGAATTTCAAGGACGAGGGAACGTATAGTTGCGAAGCATCGAACGGAGTAGGAGATGCGCAATCGTATTCTATAAACTTACAAGTAATGGCGGTACCATATTTCACTATCGAACCTGAGATCATAAACGCCGCGGAAGACGAGACTGTTGCATTCAAATGCGCAGCCGACGGAGTGCCTACTCCTGAAATCAAATGGATTCATAATGGCAAACCAATATCGGAAGCTCCGCCAAATCCGCGTAGAAAAGTTACATCGAATTCCATCATTATAGAGAAACTAACTAAGAAAGACACAGGGAATTACGGATGCAATGCAACTAATTCGTTGGGCTACGTATACAAGGATGTGTACGTAAATGTTTTAGCTCTTGAACCTGAAATTATACAGCCACCAGCTGATATCGCTACTGTTGATGGGAAAACAGTGAGAATTATCTGTCGCGTGTTTGGGGCACCGAAACCAACTGTGAAATGGATCCGGAAAGGTCAAGAACTGACCGGAGGCCGATACAAGACTTTGGACTCCGGTGACTTAGAAATCGAAAATGTAATATTCTTAGATGCGGGTGTCTATACCTGCCATGCGTCTAATAAATTTGGAGAAGTAGAAGCTACTGGTAATTTAATGGTAAAAGAACATACGAGAATCACGGACGAACCTGAGGATTACGAAGTTGCCGCAGGTTCTACTGCAACCTTTAG gtGTAATGCCGTCACAGATTCAAGTTTAACTTTAACGATCGACTGGTTGTCCAACGGCGAGCCTATAGATTTTGAGATGGAACCACGATTTGTACGAAGCACTGATTATTCGTTAATGATCACAAAAACGACTGAATTAGATTCCGGTATTTACACTTGCGTTGCTCATACCGAGTTGGACGAGACGAAAGCACAAGCAACGTTGATAGTTCAGGACGTACCGAATCCGCCAAAATTAATTAGCGTAAAATGTATGGAAAACGATGCTTCCGTGCATTGGACTCCTATGGGTGATAACAGAGCTCCGATCTTGAGATACACCATTCAGCATAACACTACTTTCACACCGGATACTTGGGAAATAGCTAAAGATTCCGTACCAGCCACTGAACAAACTTATGTTGTTCCAATGTCGCCTTGGGCTAACTATACGTTCCGTGTATTAGCGTGGAACAAAATAG GACCTTCGTTACCATCGCCGCACAGCGATGTGTGCACCACTTTACCGGACGTTCCTTACAGGAATCCGGATAACGTTGCGGGTAAAGGAACAACTCCGCAAAATCTTGTTATATCCTGGACCGTGATGCCGCAAATTGAGCACAACGCGCCGAAGTTCATGTACAGAGTATATTACAGACGAGACATACCAGGAGAGAAATGGACTATAGAGGATATACACGATTGGAAAAAGAATAGCCTGGTAGTGGACAATCAACCCACTTATCAGAGATACAAGATCAAAGTTGTGGCTATCAATGCGAAAGGAGAATGTAGAGTCGCTCCTGAAGAAGTAACTGGATACTCTGGAGAGGATG TACCCTTGCAAGCACCCACTAACTTCACATTGAATCAAATAAAGTCCAGCACAAGCGCGCAGTTCTCGTGGAACCCGGTTCCCGAGGAATCGGTACGGGGTGAATTACAGGGATATAAAATTCAAACGTGGACAGAAAAGGATGGAGAAAAAGGATTACGGGAAATCGATATAAGAGGTGGTAACAGGTCCCATGCGTTAGTTACCAAATTTGTTCCATTCAGCAAGAACTATGTCAGAATCCTAGCATATAATGGCCG GTACGCTGGACCACCTTCTGAAACTTTAAGTTTTGATACACCAGAAGGAGTTCCAGGAACAGTTCTCAATCTTGAGGCGTTCCCGATGGGCTCCAGCGCTTTGTTCTTAGCATGGACGAAACCTGCCGAACCGAATGGTATTTTAAATGGATACAGAATTTACTATGAACCCGTAAATGGAACTAGATTAGGACCTTTATTGGAGAGGAAACCACATATTATGGACTCAGAAGCCACAAGCGCAAAATTAGCTGCGCTAGCACCTGACACTAAATATCGTGTACACATCCGGGCAACGACAAAAGTTGGCGAAGGAAATGA TTACTTCATCGAACAGAAGACGCGCACGTCCCAACGGCCGGACGTGCCTCAATTCACTTGGGAAGCCATACCAGACGAGAACGGATTTTCGATCGTCAGAATTATTTGGCAGCTAAATCTCAATGGAAACCCTGGCAGCCACTTTTTCGTTAAGTACAAACTTAAAGGCGAAACGATCTCTCTGGAGACTGACCCAGAATACCAATCGAACACGATCGAAATTCGTGGACTTAAAAGCGGCGAGGTTTACGTAATGTCTGTAGTTGCCGTCGATGGAAATTATTTCACGGAAAGCGAACCGCAGGAAGTAGAGACAAGCAGCGAGGGACCTATCATTCAGCCTAAAGAAAATGTCGCGACTGCTGGATGGTTCATAGGAATGATGCTAGCGATCGCTTTCCTTCTTTTCGTACTTATAATCGTGTGCATTGTAAAACGCAACAGAGGCGGAAAGTACGCGGTACACGAAAGGGAATTAGCTGCTGGACGCGGTGACTACCCGGACGAAGGTGGTTTTCACGAGTATTCCCAACCTTTAGATACTAAATCAGCGGGTGGTCGAGCGTCTTTAGCATCGTCGTCCCATCAAGATGGAAAGCATCCAGAGTCTGATACCGATTCTATGGCAGAATACGGCGAGGGTGATACAG GTATGAACGAGGATGGATCATTCATTGGTCAGTATGGTCGACATCGTAAGCCAGAACCAAACTCGCAAGCATTTGCTACGTTAGTTTAA